The window CCGAGTTCGGGTCTCTTCTGATCAGCAATTCATAAGCCGATCTTGCCCGAACCTTGTTGCCTAGATATTCGTAGCACAATCCGATCTTGAAAAGCGAGCCCTGAATTTGCGAATCGTACCCGAACTTTAACACCTTATCGTATTCGATCAATGCCTGGGACCAGTCCTTGAGCTCGAAGTAGCACTCGCCGAGCAGGAACTGGGCCCGCGGCACGCGGTCCGATTTGGGGAAACCGCGGATCAGGCTGTTGATCTCGAAGATCGCCAGACCGAAGTCGCGCGAGTCGTACAGGGCCCGGGCTTTATCAAAGGCTTGGTCCGCCTGGCCGTCCGAGCTCAGATCGTTCTCACCACCGCTGGCCGGTGCGCAAACCTCGGGCAATGCCGCGCCTTGGGGCGGGGCGCTGATAATCTCGCCCTGATCTGTGGCATTCTCGGTCGAGTTGGCTGAATCGTTTTCGCGGTTGCCCAGTTGAGCCATTGAGATGCCGGCCAAACCCCGCGACCGTTGAGGGTCGATGAATCCGCCGTTGGATTTCGCGGCAGGGGCGGAGCCGCCGATGATCACCTGCGGACGCACGAACTCGCGGTTGAAGCGATCGAGATCCTGGCGGTTGTTCTGCACCGCCTCGTGCAGTACGAGCATCGAGTTGTTCAGCTCCTCAAGGCGGATCGCCAGATTGGCGGTCGTGCGTTGCAGCTCGATCAGCTGAGTCTGTAAGTCCTGGATTTGGCGGGTATAGTCCGAGCGGCTCGTGCAGCCGTACAGCGGCGCGAGTAGTAATAAGCCGACCAATACAAGGCTGTACCTAATCACCGGCCCCGCTTGCCGGCCCGCATTATCGCCGATAATCCG of the Candidatus Alcyoniella australis genome contains:
- a CDS encoding tetratricopeptide repeat protein, with amino-acid sequence MIRYSLVLVGLLLLAPLYGCTSRSDYTRQIQDLQTQLIELQRTTANLAIRLEELNNSMLVLHEAVQNNRQDLDRFNREFVRPQVIIGGSAPAAKSNGGFIDPQRSRGLAGISMAQLGNRENDSANSTENATDQGEIISAPPQGAALPEVCAPASGGENDLSSDGQADQAFDKARALYDSRDFGLAIFEINSLIRGFPKSDRVPRAQFLLGECYFELKDWSQALIEYDKVLKFGYDSQIQGSLFKIGLCYEYLGNKVRARSAYELLIRRDPNSEQATLAQQRLEGLP